From Plasmodium cynomolgi strain B DNA, chromosome 9, whole genome shotgun sequence:
TCACAACTAGAACAACTATATTTCgagaagtagaaaaaaacatatgcctcctttttgctttcatCGAATGGGCAAAAGGCCCCTCATCCAGTTGCACGTGGGAAACTATCCCTTGTGGGGCTACAACGGTTTCCCCTTTCGGCGTGACCAGCGGCGTGACCAGCGGTGTGACCAGCGGTGTGACCAGCGGTGTGACCAGCGGTGTGACCAGCGGTGTAATCAGCGGTGTAATCAGCGGCGTGACCAGCGGTGTAATCAGCGGCTTAACCAGCGGCGTGACCAGCAGCCTAACCAGCAGCCTAACCAGCGGAGTGCCTGCGGGGTACAAAAACGAAGCCGCGAGGACAACGTGCAAATGtaaaaggggtgaaaaaattgggcatgaaaaaaaagcacagaaacaaaatgggatgcCCAAATGGGGCAGAGTAACTCCTAGgccgttccttttttacaatcTGTTTTGGAGCACATCcggaaaagaaatatgaacagaagggaggaggaagatCAGCGGGGGAAAGGTGGAGGGGGTAGTCGAAAAATGTGGCTAAGAAAAATTGCTCACgtatgcgcatatatatacacatgggcgaaaatagaaaaaaaaaaaaaaaaaaccaaaacaaacaaacaaacaaacaaacataAACACACAGAGGAACggatgagtaaaaaaaaaaaacaatcacGAAAGGAacaacccttttttttgatactatttttaaaatgcgaCCATGGAAAGCGATTCTTTCGAAGGCCCGCAAGTGTAACTTCAAGGAAATTGGCCCACGCgtcgggaaaaaaattacaccaGGCGAGGCGATGaaaagtgaagcaaaacATACAGGGAAGAACTGGAGTGGAAGCGCTGAGACGCGGTGGGGTGCTGCATAAcggaagaagggggaaaacccACCCCCACAGGGGTGAAGCGGCAGTAGCAAATGTGAAAGACGGCCTTCCCCGGGAAACCGAACGGGAGCTTGAAGGGGGCGCAGTTTGCGCGTtgttcaaaaaaggaaaaaaaattctttttcttggTTTTGCTTAGCTTTGCTTGGTTTTGCTTAGCTTTGCTTGGTTTTGCTCAGCTTTGCTTGGTTTTGCATAGCTTTGCTTGGTTTTGCATAGCTTTGCTTGGTGTTCCCCGCCATCGAGTCCATCTTACGCGTAGTGGACGATCGGCGGGTCTCCTTAACCCCCCCTATCGGAAGGCGTAACCCGGATTGCAACAACGTAAAAGTGTGCCTTTCCCCCGTCACCGCGGCAACTGCAGGTGCAActccaaaggggaagaaacccCCGTTTGCCGAAAACTTTTGTCATCACGCGAGCTGGCATAGCTACACACCGTTACAACGAAATCAACGCGCGAAtatcttcaccattttgacaaaaaaggaaaaaaaaaatttacatactCCCCCCTTTCCCCTCCTTACGAATCCAAGGGGACCAAAGCAACGTCAGCAgttggacaaaaaaaaaaaaaaaaaagtaataaaataactgTTAATAAGGCATGGTTGGGAAAGTATAATCCCTGCGCCGCCTCACCCCTGCTGTTATGTGTGGTTGAAACGGGGGATACACAGCATGTGTCACGATCCAATTTGTGTCTTAATTGGAGACACGATGGGGTACGTGAGCCAATATGTGTGCGTTTGTACATGCGTGTggtcatatatatatgtatatatatatgtatgtatatatgtatgtgcacatgtaccTATGTGTAGGCCCTGCCGGTCAGGGAGATATGCTCACCCGGTGGGTGGGGGCGCGCCGGCGCCTGGGGCGATTGCCGCCCTTAAAGCCGTTTTTCAAAACCGACTTGGGCTGGGGCCCCTTGGCAAGGATGTCGCGGCGGTAAGTCTTGGTGAGCCGCCTATACCGATGCGAAGCAGTCCTGACGTAAAAGAAACTGGGGCATATTTTGGACAGGCGACTGGAGCAggtatttttgttttcgcgaaatttctttatcttacaatacataaataaaaagaagaaaaaaaaaatgatcaacgATGGAACGATAGCTGCTATGAAGAGAACAACATAGTGATATTTAAAATGCCTGCAAATAGTGCAGTTAATCGAtgtaggaatttttttcgttctgtCGACAAGAtaataaataacattaaaGTAGgtagttttatttatttgtttaattatttccttAGTGGATACATAAGCCAAATTCtctgtgtgttttttcttggaatataattttatgtgtGCAACAATTTCTTccgatttcatttttatgatgaCGTTACTGATTAAGTTATTCTCTATGCCTTCTCCAAATTGACCTACCACTTTTATAATGTCTGtgtgtttatgttttatacatgctccataaaaatggagagaataGAGGGCATTAAATTCTTTTGTATATTTCAAAAGAAATTTATGTACATTCTTGAAGCGAAATTTTACCTTCCCATTTATCCTTACGAATATATGCACAGATatatcttcatattttttctctttattttttattgaagcATTCTTCTCGTAAccgaataaatattttgccaTGACAAACGTTGGCTTTGTGTAGTATATCCCCAAATTTtcattgtacaaaaaatggtCTATCAAAATATTATACACATGCTCTATGGTCAGGTGGATATCACATGAATTGTCTTCGATCCTATTTTGTGTTTCCTCCTTATTGGTTATTAAAACTTGCAGTACAATTTTATTCCTGTTTTTGTTTACGTGGAAGTAGTTTTCTGGGATGTCCTCCGCTGTTGTGCTGGAGTCGCTCTCCTCATCATGTCGGTCACTCTGGGTGGATGGTTCACCTGGTGGGGTTTCGCTCAACTTGCTCATCACGCCATCCCGATGTGAAGTCCACAGCTTGTCTTCGCTGCCCGTTCGATAGCCCACAACTTGCAGCTGGGCCAAACACACCCGGGTGTGCTTGTCAATTATGAAGGCGGAGTTTGCGTACCCGAGGTAGTCGGGGTACAGGGTGCGTGTGAATTCTTCCACAATGTGCTTCAGTTGGGCCTCAATGTTGTGAAGGTCTTCCTGCTCGAGCGTGGCGGCATGGCCATCCGCACGGGTACCCGCGTTTGCGCTTTGGTTTTCGCTTTCGTTTtggtttttgtttttgtttccattttcgtgtttttcttcctttttgtttccattttcgttttcattttcgttttcctttgCGCCTGCggcagggggggggttccTCTCCAGCGACACGTACAACAGTATGCCGTCTTTGTTGACGGACAATTTGTACCGCataatttttcgtaaaaagtTTAGACTCATCCACTGGTTTAAGGTATTTTCGTACACAGACTTGAGCAtgtctcttttttcctcctcgtctACCGATTGGTAGCTAGCTACTATCGCCACGTAGAGTATGTCTAGGAGGAGTTGGGCCTTCTTGGAGCTTTCACTACTGTTATatatttgctcatttgggaATGGGACCATCGCCagcacgttttttttgtgcctcccGTTTTTCACACTCTTAAGCATTTCTCCCTGAATGTCCCTTTCGATTTCTTcatccactttttttcttgcgtAGATCTTTTTGTACTGTTCTTGAGATATCCGTTTAATTTCATTGTACAGGGTCATATACACATCGTCGCTTTTTTGGTTTATCCCCAATTCGATGTACTCCATTGTTCTCACCACATCGTCCAGGGTCATGTttctttttagaaaattcGTCTTTGTGAGTAACTTCATAAACACTAAGCGGAAAAAGTGATAGTCATCCGGGTTGAACGTTTTGGACAGCTTATTAttgtaaaacttttttacGAAGAAGTgaccttcttttttcatgttgCTTTTGTGGAGGAGGGATCCTCTTATCCCTTCGTGTAGGAGCGCCACCACGAAGTAGAGGATGCAGAACAGGACCTCTTTACCCATTTTGGTTTGCGTGAAAAATGGGTTCTGCGTGGCGGGCCTCTTGCTTTCCGCGCATTGTTGCTAGGCATTAAGAGGTGCAGTCGGCTGGGTCTGTCTTAATATGGTGCCTACACAGCTGTGGAAAGCATGGCAGCTTCGTCTACTTTACCACATCGCAAATTGTCTTACTCTAGAACGATCAAAACGAACGATGTTATATTTGTTCACTTCGACGGCATGCAAACAtaaacccaaaaaaaaaataatccaaatgagaaaataatccaaatgaaaaaattaatgctATATGAAGGGGACAACCTAACAACTAcgcgggggagaaaaaatctccaaaaaaaaaaaaaaaaaccattttaagaacaaaaatttaacgaaaaaaaNNNNNNNNN
This genomic window contains:
- a CDS encoding hypothetical protein (putative), with amino-acid sequence MGKEVLFCILYFVVALLHEGIRGSLLHKSNMKKEGHFFVKKFYNNKLSKTFNPDDYHFFRLVFMKLLTKTNFLKRNMTLDDVVRTMEYIELGINQKSDDVYMTLYNEIKRISQEQYKKIYARKKVDEEIERDIQGEMLKSVKNGRHKKNVLAMVPFPNEQIYNSSESSKKAQLLLDILYVAIVASYQSVDEEEKRDMLKSVYENTLNQWMSLNFLRKIMRYKLSHTRVCLAQLQVVGYRTGSEDKLWTSHRDGVMSKLSETPPGEPSTQSDRHDEESDSSTTAEDIPENYFHVNKNRNKIVLQVLITNKEETQNRIEDNSCDIHLTIEHVYNILIDHFLYNENLGIYYTKPTFVMAKYLFGYEKNASIKNKEKKYEDISVHIFVRINGKVKFRFKNVHKFLLKYTKEFNALYSLHFYGACIKHKHTDIIKVVGQFGEGIENNLISNVIIKMKSEEIVAHIKLYSKKKHTENLAYVSTKEIIKQINKTTYFNVIYYLVDRTKKIPTSINCTICRHFKYHYVVLFIAAIVPSLIIFFFFFLFMYCKIKKFRENKNTCSSRLSKICPSFFYVRTASHRYRRLTKTYRRDILAKGPQPKS